From the Erythrolamprus reginae isolate rEryReg1 chromosome Z, rEryReg1.hap1, whole genome shotgun sequence genome, one window contains:
- the LOC139154041 gene encoding olfactory receptor 14I1-like produces the protein MSNRTIITDFLLMGFSEQWEFQILHFMVFLMMYVVMLIGNLLLIILVLMNNHLQTPMYFFLVNLAIVDLGSTTVTIPRSIASALMNIRKISYSECAAQMFFFVFFLSSDLFLLTAMAYDRYVAICHPLLYMSMMKWGTCFQIAGGAWMVGFLNAAIHAGTLFSFPFCSTVIHQFFCEIPHLMKISCVDSKFSEIRVLIFSALLGVVSFMLIIMSYVKIFKTILSMSSVASRQKAFSTCIPHLLVLFLLCGTGSFSYFISNSGSSYIWNEVLAVIYSVIPPIINPIIYSMKNKDIKAALWKFFKSKYYKSKHRTCLILKSN, from the coding sequence ATGTCAAACAGAACTATCATCACTGATTTCTTGCTTATGGGGTTTTCTGAACAATGGGAGTTCCAGATTTTGCATTTTATGGTCTTCCTCATGATGTATGTGGTTATGCTGATAGGAAATCTTCTTCTCATCATCCTGGTACTAATGAACAACCATCTTCAGACACCAATGTATTTCTTTCTGGTCAATTTAGCAATTGTTGATCTGGGATCCACGACTGTCACCATTCCCAGATCTATAGCCAGTGCCCTCatgaatataagaaagatatcatATTCTGAATGTGCTGCAcaaatgtttttctttgttttcttcctgtCATCAGACCTTTTCCTTCTCACAGCTATGGCCTATGACAGATATGTGGCTATCTGTCATCCTTTACTTTATATGTCTATGATGAAATGGGGAACTTGCTTCCAGATAGCAGGGGGTGCATGGATGGTAGGCTTTCTTAATGCTGCTATCCATGCAGGAACCctgttttcatttcctttctgTTCCACAGTTATCCATCAGTTTTTTTGTGAAATCCCACACCTCATGAAGATTTCCTGTGTCGATTCCAAATTTAGTGAAATCAGGGTTCTCATTTTTAGTGCTTTGCTTGGTGTTGTTTCTTTTATGTTAATTATCATGTCCTATGTAAAAATCTTTAAGACTATATTGAGCATGTCCTCAGTGGCCAGTAGACAAAAGGCCTTCTCTACTTGCATTCCCCATCTCCTTGTTCTCTTCTTATTATGTGGTACAGGTTCATTTTCCTATTTTATATCAAATTCTGGATCTTCTTACATTTGGAATGAAGTCCTTGCAGTGATCTATTCTGTGATCCCTCCAATAATAAACCCTATAATCTATAGTATGAAGAATAAGGATATCAAAGCTGCTTTATGGAAGTTTTTTAAATCAAAGTATTACAAATCAAAACACAGAACCTGCTTAAtcctaaaatccaattaa
- the LOC139154042 gene encoding olfactory receptor 14I1-like: MSNRTIITDFLLMGFSEQWEFQILHFMVFLMMYLVMLIGNLLLIILVLMNNHLQTPMYFFLVNLAIVDLGSMTVTIPRSIASALMNIRKISYSECAAQMFFFVFFLSSDLFLLTAMAYDRYVAICHPLHYMSMMKWGTCFQMAGGAWMVGFLNAAIHAGTLFSLPFCSTVIHQFFCEIPHLIKISCVDSTFSEIWALIFSTLLGGVSFMLIIMSYIKIFKTILSMSLVASRQKAFSTCIPHLLVVFLLCGTGSFCYFISYSGSSYIWNEVLAVIYSVIPPTMNPIIYSMKNKDIKAALWKFF, from the coding sequence ATGTCAAACAGAACTATCATCACTGATTTCTTGCTTATGGGATTTTCTGAACAATGGGAGTTCCAGATTTTGCATTTTATGGTCTTCCTCATGATGTATCTGGTTATGCTGATAGGAAATCTTCTTCTCATCATCCTGGTACTAATGAACAACCATCTTCAGACACCAATGTATTTCTTTCTGGTCAATTTAGCCATTGTTGATCTGGGATCCATGACTGTCACCATTCCCAGATCAATAGCCAGCGCCCTCatgaatataagaaagatatcatATTCTGAATGTGCtgcacaaatgtttttttttgttttcttcctgtCATCAGACCTTTTCCTTCTCACAGCTATGGCCTATGACAGATATGTGGCTATCTGTCATCCTTTACATTATATGTCTATGATGAAATGGGGAACCTGCTTCCAGATGGCAGGGGGTGCATGGATGGTAGGCTTTCTTAATGCTGCTATCCATGCAGGAACCCTTTTTTCATTGCCTTTCTGTTCCACAGTTATCCATCAGTTTTTCTGTGAAATCCCACACCTCATAAAGATTTCCTGTGTCGATTCCACATTTAGTGAAATCTGGGCTCTCATTTTTAGTACTTTGCTTGGTGGTGTTTCTTTTATGTTAATTATCATGTCCTATATAAAAATCTTTAAGACTATATTGAGCATGTCCTTAGTGGCCAGTAGACAAAAGGCCTTCTCTACTTGCATTCCCCATCTCCTTGTTGTCTTCTTATTATGTGGTACAGGTTCATTTTGCTATTTCATATCATATTCTGGATCTTCTTACATTTGGAATGAAGTCCTTGCAGTGATCTATTCTGTGATCCCTCCAACGATGAACCCTATAATCTATAGTATGAAGAATAAGGATATCAAAGCTGCTTTATGGAAGTTTTTTTAA